In Alteromonas naphthalenivorans, one DNA window encodes the following:
- a CDS encoding ABC-F family ATPase codes for MITTANITMQFGSAPLFENISAKFGNGNRYGLIGANGCGKSTFMKILSGKLTPSAGNVSMAPGTKLGILSQDQFAFEEFSVVDAVIMGDRELWEVKKERDEIYSKLDMSEEDGMRVADLETQFAEMDGYTAEARAGDILNAAGIEEHYHFGLMKEVAPGKKVRVLLAQALFADPDILLLDEPTNNLDIYTITWLADELNKRKSTMLIISHDRHFLNSVCTHMADIDYGELRVYPGNYDAFIEASMLVQEQLLNENAKKSAEIEELQGFVARFSANASKAKQATSRAKRLEKIELAEVKASSRRKPYIVFEQHKKLHRLAITLEDVGHGYPDLPLFNNANLLLEAGSRLAIIGENGAGKTTLLKCLVDELSPEHGTIKWAENAAIGYIPQDSTKDFDCDLSLFDWMSQWRLPKHDDLQVRGMLGRLLFSSDDFNKKVAVCSGGEKNRLLFGKLMLQDINVLVMDEPTNHLDMESIEALNNGLYKFDGTVIFVSHDREFVSSLATQIIEIKDNKLNHFEGNYEEFLAHSEGK; via the coding sequence TTGATTACCACCGCCAATATCACCATGCAGTTTGGTTCTGCACCCTTGTTTGAAAATATCTCTGCCAAATTTGGTAACGGCAACCGCTATGGCCTTATCGGCGCGAACGGTTGCGGCAAGTCTACCTTCATGAAAATTTTGAGCGGTAAGTTAACGCCAAGTGCCGGTAACGTGTCTATGGCGCCGGGTACCAAATTAGGTATCTTAAGTCAGGATCAATTCGCGTTTGAAGAATTCAGCGTGGTTGATGCCGTGATCATGGGCGACCGTGAGTTGTGGGAAGTCAAAAAAGAGCGTGACGAAATATACAGCAAGCTAGATATGAGTGAAGAAGACGGTATGCGCGTTGCCGACTTAGAAACCCAATTTGCTGAAATGGATGGCTACACCGCAGAAGCCCGCGCTGGCGACATCTTGAACGCAGCAGGTATTGAAGAACACTACCATTTTGGTTTAATGAAAGAAGTGGCGCCAGGTAAAAAAGTACGTGTTTTATTGGCACAAGCTTTGTTTGCCGACCCAGACATTTTGCTTCTCGACGAACCTACCAACAACTTGGATATTTACACCATTACGTGGTTAGCCGATGAGCTAAATAAACGTAAATCCACCATGCTAATTATCTCGCATGACCGCCACTTCTTAAACTCAGTATGTACTCACATGGCTGATATCGATTACGGTGAATTACGCGTTTATCCAGGCAACTATGATGCGTTCATTGAAGCGTCAATGTTGGTTCAAGAGCAGTTACTTAACGAGAACGCAAAGAAATCTGCTGAAATTGAAGAACTTCAAGGCTTCGTAGCGCGTTTCTCTGCTAACGCCTCTAAAGCGAAGCAGGCTACCTCTCGTGCTAAGCGCTTGGAAAAAATTGAGCTAGCTGAAGTTAAAGCTTCTAGCCGCCGCAAGCCCTATATTGTGTTTGAACAACACAAGAAACTGCACCGCTTAGCCATTACGCTAGAAGATGTAGGTCATGGCTACCCTGATCTTCCGTTATTTAACAACGCTAACTTATTGTTAGAAGCAGGCTCTCGCCTTGCTATCATTGGTGAAAACGGCGCGGGTAAAACCACCCTCTTAAAATGTTTAGTTGATGAATTATCACCTGAGCACGGTACGATAAAATGGGCTGAAAATGCCGCTATTGGTTATATTCCACAAGATAGCACCAAAGACTTCGATTGCGATTTAAGCTTGTTTGATTGGATGAGCCAGTGGCGCTTGCCTAAGCATGACGACTTGCAAGTTCGTGGCATGTTAGGCCGCCTATTGTTTAGTTCAGACGACTTTAACAAGAAAGTAGCTGTGTGTTCTGGTGGTGAGAAGAACCGCTTGTTATTCGGTAAGCTGATGCTACAAGACATCAACGTATTGGTGATGGACGAACCTACTAACCACTTAGATATGGAATCTATTGAAGCGCTGAACAATGGCCTTTATAAATTCGACGGCACGGTTATATTTGTAAGCCACGACCGCGAGTTTGTGTCATCACTGGCCACCCAGATTATTGAAATTAAAGATAACAAGCTTAACCACTTTGAAGGTAACTACGAAGAATTCTTGGCGCATAGCGAAGGCAAGTAG
- a CDS encoding BadF/BadG/BcrA/BcrD ATPase family protein, with protein MVEQSYYIGVDGGGTHCRVQLEDEHGNVLSYADAGSANIMTNAAAAMQSIIDASEKAISAIKPISAVDKSISEVDKPISAIDKPSSATNKPTNPAIKLNQIHLAAGLAGANIPSALNQFLSLHHPFKSVTVISDLHAACLGAHNGYAGALIICGTGSAATVFTGTGTSTNSHNFKDKGGYGLPISDNASGGWLGLEAVKHSLLVFDELIPHSLLFASICDNLAVSNPQQLVTKVAGFKGREFGALAPSVVAAYKKGCAAAGALIQQGASYLNDVGQTLTCKAPSEKTFTNNQDLPLCLVGGLSHVYQPLLSADLQTRLIEPKSSPQAAVIQYAKQQVALA; from the coding sequence ATGGTAGAGCAGAGTTATTATATTGGTGTGGATGGCGGCGGTACTCACTGCAGAGTGCAGTTAGAGGATGAGCACGGTAACGTATTAAGCTACGCCGACGCTGGTTCTGCCAATATTATGACCAATGCTGCTGCCGCAATGCAGTCAATTATCGATGCTAGTGAAAAAGCGATTAGCGCAATAAAGCCCATTAGCGCAGTAGATAAGTCAATTAGCGAAGTAGATAAGCCCATTAGCGCAATAGATAAGCCCAGTAGCGCGACAAATAAACCTACCAACCCAGCAATCAAGCTCAATCAAATACACCTTGCCGCAGGGCTTGCTGGTGCAAATATTCCCAGCGCATTAAATCAGTTTTTAAGTTTACACCACCCCTTCAAAAGCGTAACCGTCATCAGTGATTTACATGCCGCCTGCCTTGGCGCTCATAACGGCTATGCCGGTGCATTAATTATTTGCGGCACTGGATCGGCGGCTACAGTTTTTACTGGCACTGGCACCAGTACTAATTCGCACAATTTTAAAGACAAGGGCGGTTACGGGCTTCCAATTAGCGACAATGCTAGTGGCGGTTGGTTAGGCCTTGAGGCGGTTAAACACAGCTTGTTGGTGTTTGATGAACTTATTCCTCATAGTCTCTTGTTTGCATCTATTTGCGATAATTTAGCCGTATCAAACCCACAACAGTTGGTCACAAAAGTGGCGGGGTTTAAAGGAAGAGAGTTTGGTGCATTGGCCCCCAGTGTGGTGGCAGCCTATAAAAAAGGTTGCGCCGCAGCCGGGGCACTTATTCAACAAGGGGCTAGCTACCTCAACGATGTTGGTCAAACACTTACCTGCAAGGCACCTAGTGAAAAAACATTCACCAATAATCAGGATTTGCCCCTTTGCTTAGTCGGTGGGCTAAGTCATGTGTATCAGCCGTTATTAAGTGCTGATCTTCAAACTAGGCTTATTGAACCCAAATCGTCACCTCAAGCAGCGGTTATTCAATACGCAAAACAACAGGTAGCACTGGCTTAA
- a CDS encoding PRC-barrel domain-containing protein, translated as MNNRNRQSIFSKPTVIASVIALTLGSSAFSVSAQEYNEATNSEIEVVKGKTDVEVTQPAPSVDVKQKDPEVDVAVGQAKVDVEYQDPEIRIQQQQPEVEVVQAEPQINVETAEPQVTVNQAEPEIIIEKSEPDINIVRRDENGDIRRDSDAAYVKHLTVQELEDKDVMAPNGEELASIDQVVKSNRSDELALVIESGGVMGVGSRKSVLPLSEVSLENDEIVWSSEKKVEQLPEYSDSQFVSIQQKGQTIEDFLSGE; from the coding sequence ATGAACAATCGAAATAGACAGTCAATTTTTTCAAAGCCTACTGTAATCGCCAGTGTTATTGCGTTAACCCTAGGTAGTAGCGCCTTCTCCGTGTCTGCTCAGGAATATAATGAGGCTACAAATTCCGAAATAGAGGTTGTGAAGGGTAAGACTGATGTTGAAGTTACACAACCAGCGCCATCTGTAGACGTAAAACAAAAGGATCCAGAAGTTGATGTTGCCGTTGGTCAAGCGAAGGTCGATGTAGAATATCAAGATCCTGAAATTAGAATTCAACAGCAACAGCCTGAAGTTGAAGTCGTTCAGGCAGAGCCGCAAATTAATGTAGAAACAGCGGAACCTCAGGTGACCGTAAACCAAGCTGAGCCAGAAATAATCATCGAAAAAAGTGAGCCTGATATCAATATCGTTAGACGGGATGAAAATGGTGATATTCGAAGAGATAGCGACGCCGCATATGTGAAGCATTTAACCGTTCAAGAGCTAGAAGACAAAGATGTGATGGCACCTAACGGTGAAGAACTTGCTTCCATTGACCAAGTCGTTAAAAGCAATCGAAGTGATGAACTTGCACTTGTAATAGAAAGTGGCGGTGTAATGGGCGTAGGTTCTCGCAAAAGTGTGTTGCCATTAAGTGAAGTATCTTTGGAGAATGATGAAATTGTATGGAGTTCTGAAAAGAAGGTAGAACAGTTGCCTGAATATTCAGACAGCCAGTTTGTTTCTATTCAGCAAAAGGGCCAAACCATTGAAGACTTTTTAAGCGGTGAATAA
- the nagA gene encoding N-acetylglucosamine-6-phosphate deacetylase, whose amino-acid sequence MQTITSDKVLTPAGIQFNKTLCIEQGVIQRIQDATKEELAEKYAGTLIPGYIDTQVNGGGGILFNHTPTYDALKTMANAHLQFGTTSMLPTLITDNVTTMANAADAVSEAIANNHPNIEGIHYEGPFLSTAKKGVHEESFIRTPHDSELATLCRKDIGKVLLTVAPESVSPSFIKEMVAEGVVVALGHTNASFEQVSDALNAGASGFTHLYNAMSAFTSRAPGAVGAALLFDSAYCGLIVDHHHVHPKSAELAIKVKGKEKIMLVTDAMAHVGSNLDTLAFFKTEIKRSGSKLTTPDGTLAGSCLDMHGAVANTCHDLGVSLTQASAMASSTPATFMGMQHKLGSLAAGQYANVLLVDDNIKLANIWVKGRLQ is encoded by the coding sequence ATGCAAACAATTACCTCAGACAAAGTACTGACACCCGCAGGCATTCAGTTTAATAAAACCCTATGTATAGAACAGGGCGTGATCCAACGCATTCAAGATGCCACAAAGGAAGAGCTTGCAGAAAAGTACGCAGGTACGCTTATTCCTGGGTATATAGACACACAGGTAAATGGTGGCGGGGGGATACTGTTTAATCATACGCCCACGTACGATGCACTAAAAACCATGGCGAATGCGCATTTGCAGTTCGGCACTACCAGTATGTTGCCTACACTCATTACCGATAATGTGACCACTATGGCTAACGCCGCCGATGCGGTAAGTGAAGCCATTGCCAATAATCATCCAAATATTGAAGGTATTCATTATGAGGGGCCTTTTTTAAGTACTGCGAAAAAAGGCGTGCATGAAGAAAGCTTTATTCGTACGCCACATGATAGTGAGCTGGCGACCTTGTGCAGAAAGGATATTGGCAAGGTACTGTTAACGGTGGCCCCTGAAAGTGTGAGCCCCAGTTTTATTAAAGAAATGGTGGCAGAAGGGGTAGTGGTTGCATTAGGGCACACCAATGCTAGCTTTGAACAAGTAAGCGATGCACTTAACGCTGGGGCGAGTGGTTTCACCCATTTGTATAATGCAATGTCAGCGTTTACCTCTCGGGCGCCAGGTGCTGTGGGCGCAGCATTGTTGTTTGATAGTGCGTATTGTGGGTTAATTGTGGATCACCATCACGTACACCCTAAAAGTGCTGAGTTGGCCATAAAGGTTAAAGGTAAAGAAAAGATAATGTTGGTGACCGATGCCATGGCGCATGTGGGGAGCAACCTAGACACGCTGGCTTTTTTCAAGACAGAAATTAAGCGCAGTGGCAGTAAACTCACCACCCCTGATGGCACATTGGCCGGTTCATGCTTAGATATGCATGGGGCTGTGGCAAATACTTGTCATGATTTAGGCGTAAGCTTAACCCAAGCAAGCGCAATGGCAAGTAGTACGCCTGCAACCTTCATGGGAATGCAGCATAAACTAGGCAGTCTCGCAGCAGGGCAGTATGCTAATGTGTTATTAGTGGATGATAATATAAAGTTAGCCAATATTTGGGTAAAAGGAAGGCTTCAATAA
- a CDS encoding diguanylate cyclase translates to MCDLNARWSVKLLIAALCVLVCECVYASCVITSPLNSKVGTPIPMVKGEQRLTLHCDLAQPHIFHFPRNFVNKAMLYRLEADVSITGAFETQSSAAPTLTLPIELPSARHAYMLPTGAASYYLDIEAQYGRALYPSLSSVPEFYAFNTIHTLTLSAFAGFCFALAIYVGVLGNSMRSFGFYSYSLYVASAATFFLLQEGIFYTLLPNVPFLNSVQLSVLFAGLTIFASLRFLDQLLDFKALLKKWQRSALHYLSLIILVLVSVQLVLSSDVSMMINKVMSKLTLVIMVGILLAILYAAYHKVHCAKLVLLGVSTIILAMLARFYLKDFSPFLQRYGLIIAVTIEALIFAFAAAQKVKKLDNDRMAAFKRAATDPLCHILNRDGWEGAAKVLLDDFNRQGGYITLMFIDVDNFKRINDSFGHRSGDDVLRILAKILKRQCREQDVVGRLGGDEFVVLSYCHSRSQSERLVGRIKARLSNLTIQTPNAQIPVTASVGAVVTDTSCKNLDALLQEADILMYEQKKARHTEVSQPI, encoded by the coding sequence ATGTGCGACCTGAATGCAAGATGGTCAGTAAAATTACTGATTGCTGCTTTGTGTGTTTTAGTGTGTGAGTGTGTGTACGCCTCGTGTGTCATTACCTCACCATTAAACAGCAAAGTGGGTACACCTATTCCCATGGTGAAAGGCGAGCAGCGTTTAACGCTACATTGTGATTTAGCGCAACCGCATATTTTCCATTTTCCCCGCAACTTCGTAAATAAAGCCATGCTGTATCGGTTAGAGGCTGATGTTTCTATAACAGGCGCCTTCGAAACCCAGAGCTCAGCAGCACCTACTTTAACGCTACCAATCGAGCTACCTAGCGCGCGGCATGCCTATATGCTTCCCACTGGCGCAGCGTCTTACTACTTAGATATAGAAGCCCAGTACGGTAGGGCACTGTACCCGAGTCTATCCTCAGTACCTGAGTTCTACGCATTTAATACTATTCATACCTTAACACTGAGTGCATTTGCTGGCTTCTGCTTTGCGCTGGCTATTTATGTTGGGGTATTAGGCAATAGCATGCGAAGTTTTGGGTTCTATTCTTACAGTTTATACGTGGCAAGTGCAGCCACCTTTTTCTTGTTGCAGGAAGGGATATTTTACACATTATTGCCCAATGTGCCGTTTCTAAATAGCGTACAGTTAAGCGTGCTTTTTGCCGGGCTGACCATCTTTGCTTCTTTGCGATTTTTAGATCAATTGCTCGATTTTAAGGCGTTGCTAAAAAAGTGGCAAAGAAGCGCACTGCACTATTTATCGCTAATCATATTAGTTTTGGTGAGCGTTCAGTTAGTGTTAAGTAGTGATGTAAGCATGATGATAAACAAGGTCATGTCGAAACTAACCTTGGTTATCATGGTCGGTATTTTATTAGCAATACTTTATGCGGCGTATCATAAAGTACACTGCGCAAAATTAGTACTGCTGGGTGTCTCGACAATTATACTTGCCATGCTAGCCAGGTTCTATTTGAAAGACTTCAGCCCGTTCCTTCAGCGCTACGGGCTTATTATCGCGGTGACAATAGAGGCGTTAATTTTTGCGTTTGCTGCAGCGCAAAAAGTGAAGAAGCTTGATAATGACAGGATGGCAGCATTTAAGCGTGCCGCTACCGATCCGCTTTGTCATATTCTCAACCGTGACGGTTGGGAGGGGGCCGCAAAAGTACTCTTAGATGACTTCAATCGTCAAGGCGGTTACATCACTTTAATGTTTATCGATGTAGATAACTTCAAGCGAATTAATGACTCTTTTGGGCATCGTTCAGGCGATGATGTACTGCGTATCTTGGCGAAAATTCTTAAACGTCAATGTCGAGAACAAGATGTGGTAGGTAGGTTAGGCGGTGATGAGTTTGTGGTGCTAAGTTATTGCCACAGCCGTAGTCAATCTGAACGGTTGGTGGGGCGAATTAAAGCGCGCTTAAGCAACTTAACTATTCAAACGCCTAATGCTCAAATTCCCGTTACGGCGAGTGTAGGCGCAGTGGTAACTGATACGTCGTGCAAGAACTTAGATGCCTTGCTCCAAGAGGCGGACATCCTGATGTATGAACAAAAGAAAGCGCGCCACACTGAAGTATCACAACCCATCTAA
- a CDS encoding ISAs1 family transposase — protein MYIEAFTTHFGELSDTRQSAKVTYPLEDILFITLCGVVAGAEGWSDIRDYADGHIGWFQQHGYLRDGVPVDDTIARTISRIDPEQFRVCFINWMQAVHESTEGQLIAIDGKTLRSSYQRGDRQSTIHMVNAFACTNKVVLGQVKTSEKSNEITAIPELIQLLDVQDTLVSIDAMGCQTSIAEQIVEQGGDYLFTLKSNQGKLCKAVEDAFTETREAPLGGLTFEQKRGRIEARTYHVLSADDVSKAFPQWPELKTLGMSMSFRQQQGKAPELTYRYHISSAPLSEKQLAEAVRSHWAVENSLHWVLDVSMGEDDCQIHQNHGAENWSMLRHLALNMLRAESSKGSIPAKQKRAWMKASYLEAVLTAGFSGMIN, from the coding sequence ATGTATATCGAAGCCTTCACCACCCACTTTGGGGAATTATCTGACACGCGTCAATCAGCAAAAGTGACCTATCCACTTGAGGATATTTTGTTTATCACCTTGTGTGGTGTCGTCGCTGGAGCCGAAGGGTGGAGCGATATCCGGGACTATGCCGACGGTCATATTGGCTGGTTCCAACAACATGGTTACTTGCGCGATGGCGTCCCCGTTGATGACACTATTGCCCGTACCATTTCGCGTATCGACCCAGAGCAGTTTAGAGTTTGCTTTATCAACTGGATGCAGGCTGTACATGAAAGCACCGAAGGACAATTGATTGCGATTGACGGTAAAACGCTGCGAAGCTCCTACCAGCGCGGTGACCGCCAATCAACGATACACATGGTCAACGCGTTTGCCTGCACCAATAAAGTCGTTTTAGGTCAGGTTAAAACCTCAGAGAAGTCGAACGAAATTACAGCGATCCCTGAGCTTATTCAGTTACTTGATGTTCAGGACACCTTGGTATCAATTGATGCTATGGGCTGCCAGACCAGCATCGCAGAGCAAATAGTCGAGCAAGGTGGTGATTACCTGTTCACACTCAAAAGCAATCAGGGCAAGCTCTGTAAAGCAGTCGAGGATGCGTTTACTGAGACACGGGAAGCACCACTTGGTGGCTTAACCTTCGAGCAAAAGCGGGGTCGCATAGAAGCCCGGACATACCATGTGTTAAGTGCTGATGACGTGAGCAAAGCGTTCCCGCAATGGCCTGAGTTAAAGACGCTTGGCATGAGCATGAGCTTCCGCCAACAACAAGGCAAAGCACCTGAACTGACATATCGCTACCATATCAGCTCCGCACCATTAAGTGAGAAGCAACTAGCCGAAGCAGTACGTTCTCACTGGGCTGTAGAGAACAGCTTGCATTGGGTACTGGATGTCAGCATGGGTGAAGACGACTGCCAGATACACCAGAATCACGGTGCCGAAAACTGGTCGATGCTACGCCATTTAGCGCTAAACATGTTGCGGGCAGAGTCATCAAAAGGCAGCATACCCGCCAAGCAAAAACGGGCTTGGATGAAAGCCAGCTATCTGGAAGCTGTGCTAACTGCGGGTTTTAGTGGCATGATTAATTAG
- a CDS encoding sulfotransferase family 2 domain-containing protein, with translation MLLSHSKQFLFVHIAKTGGTSIREALSQYRWGHRYAVAQFISNKMSQFCGHKIGSRFPRHSRIIAAKEMLPEEYFNGLYKFSVVRNPWDLQVSFYHHIKRERPQVMEGHDTFERFMRWKFNPERPYQYHIDTSLQLQSDYLVDLHGNLLTDFIGHYENLQEDFDAICSHLSIPPSTLPHKRKATDRGSYQAYYTDELKRLVDNHFAKDIQLLGYRF, from the coding sequence GTGTTACTTTCCCATAGTAAACAGTTTCTCTTTGTACACATTGCTAAAACTGGTGGTACAAGTATTCGTGAGGCGCTGTCACAGTACCGCTGGGGACACCGCTATGCCGTAGCACAGTTTATCAGTAATAAAATGAGTCAGTTTTGTGGGCATAAGATTGGTAGCCGCTTTCCCCGGCATTCTCGCATTATTGCGGCAAAAGAAATGCTCCCCGAAGAATACTTTAATGGGTTGTACAAGTTTTCGGTGGTGAGAAACCCCTGGGACTTGCAGGTAAGCTTCTATCATCACATTAAACGCGAACGACCTCAGGTGATGGAAGGTCATGATACCTTCGAGCGCTTTATGCGATGGAAATTCAACCCTGAGCGTCCATATCAATACCACATAGACACATCACTGCAATTGCAAAGCGATTACCTTGTGGATTTACATGGAAATTTGCTGACTGATTTTATTGGTCACTACGAAAATTTACAGGAAGATTTTGATGCTATCTGTTCGCACTTGTCTATTCCCCCGTCAACACTTCCCCATAAACGTAAAGCGACAGATAGAGGCAGCTATCAAGCGTATTACACGGACGAACTGAAGCGCTTAGTGGATAACCACTTCGCAAAAGACATTCAATTGTTGGGTTACCGCTTTTGA
- a CDS encoding patatin-like phospholipase family protein: protein MNSSAAPTSFPLYATKRPKLALIAEGGGQRGIFTAGVLDAWLEAGYDPFDMFIGTSAGSQNLTSFLARQKGYAKRLIRGLSRHKRFFQLGRGLMGKHIVDLDWYFEKTKEANRILDFKAAKESLGNRELLITATNSRDRKPYFLSPKGSGNQWRELLKASSALPFLYKQGVKLTTEYNAVSVSENKTNSLPQAQPESDYYLDGGLGAPLPVREAYERGARKIVVIRTGDVNFQAQSAWLHKLKSLVCATGHCPKTINYLVQHEQAYQQELAFIANPPADVEIIQIFAGTKLHSKLLGSADSDLRHDYKVGVEAGRDYLFEHGELNLPIGDTSFDTSNDDLTRDIIPNSAHIQHSATQFEKQRLSA, encoded by the coding sequence ATGAATTCCTCAGCTGCGCCCACGTCCTTTCCTCTTTATGCCACCAAGCGCCCTAAACTTGCGCTTATCGCTGAAGGTGGTGGGCAGCGAGGGATCTTTACAGCTGGCGTATTAGATGCCTGGCTTGAAGCAGGTTACGACCCTTTTGACATGTTCATTGGCACGTCTGCGGGCTCACAAAACTTAACCAGTTTTTTAGCCCGTCAAAAGGGTTATGCGAAACGTTTAATTCGTGGCTTGTCTCGGCATAAGCGATTCTTCCAATTAGGCCGTGGTTTAATGGGAAAGCATATTGTCGATTTAGATTGGTATTTTGAGAAAACGAAAGAAGCGAACCGCATTTTAGATTTCAAGGCCGCGAAAGAAAGCTTAGGCAATAGAGAGTTATTAATTACCGCTACAAATTCTCGCGATCGTAAGCCTTATTTTTTAAGCCCCAAAGGCAGTGGTAATCAATGGCGTGAACTATTGAAAGCCTCTAGCGCTCTACCTTTTTTATACAAACAAGGCGTAAAGCTTACTACTGAATACAACGCGGTTTCGGTTAGCGAGAACAAAACGAATTCGCTTCCTCAAGCACAACCTGAATCAGATTATTATTTAGATGGCGGCTTAGGAGCCCCCTTGCCTGTCCGTGAAGCTTACGAACGGGGTGCCAGAAAAATCGTGGTTATTCGTACTGGCGATGTGAATTTTCAAGCTCAATCAGCATGGCTTCACAAATTAAAATCACTGGTGTGCGCAACGGGACATTGCCCAAAAACAATTAACTACCTGGTTCAGCATGAACAAGCGTACCAGCAAGAGTTAGCCTTTATTGCTAATCCACCAGCGGATGTGGAAATTATTCAAATTTTTGCAGGCACTAAATTACACAGTAAATTACTAGGCAGTGCGGATAGCGATCTTCGCCACGACTATAAAGTGGGTGTTGAAGCAGGGCGAGATTATTTATTTGAACATGGCGAACTGAATTTACCGATTGGCGATACATCTTTCGATACGAGTAATGATGATTTGACCCGCGACATAATACCTAATTCGGCACATATACAGCACAGCGCTACACAGTTCGAAAAACAGCGCTTGTCAGCATAA
- a CDS encoding patatin-like phospholipase family protein, with protein sequence MTYRVAIAISGAVSLGSYEAGTLYEIIKALKEHNENPANPKIEIDVLTGASAGGMTAAMIAQKLLYDGDALSGENTNVGYEAWVKSVDINGLLTPLPGDNAKNSLLSNGFVKTIADKLINSRYVESSVPNSPPAQAETPLVQTPHIASATSIRLGLAMSNLNGVDYEVDTFAYLTETLGQGKFTQTRHQDRYTATLDNTTDNQAIWNEISSAARGCGAFPVAFSPVSLSRSWLHGDYSGRGAVKFEDSTFSFMDGGAFNNYPLGMAVSLAEQNDTNYTDYENRFYFYISPNPRESAANPEFDATTASFAQSAKQMLNSVYLQSGFQEWLLQEQGNEKVLRLDHQADILREKLYSATSDEVFAEQAIIDSMIAVVYGGNTLEYAADIARLATQYRVDVAEKPLPPSHFKLWIDTIAVLEHAAELGPTNLKTIYTITAKKDELSGELLGAFLGFFDERFRQYDYERGRLNAMLTINGILDKQRDEGVIQKQLPLNIEKRDYHSIQQFLDSSRLNHASMADVKYENRELAYKRVKARFFAFTKDAGIASIARFFAWNFIVRKTVKKVLVL encoded by the coding sequence ATGACCTACCGCGTTGCAATTGCCATATCAGGCGCCGTTTCTTTGGGCTCTTATGAAGCGGGTACGCTTTATGAAATTATTAAAGCGCTAAAAGAACATAACGAAAACCCTGCCAACCCAAAAATTGAAATAGATGTGCTTACTGGCGCTAGTGCTGGTGGCATGACCGCCGCAATGATAGCGCAGAAACTCTTATATGATGGCGACGCCTTATCGGGCGAAAATACCAATGTGGGTTACGAAGCATGGGTGAAGTCGGTTGATATAAACGGGTTATTAACGCCTTTACCCGGCGACAATGCCAAAAACTCACTGCTCTCGAATGGCTTTGTAAAAACCATTGCTGATAAGCTGATTAATAGCCGGTACGTAGAATCATCAGTACCTAACTCTCCACCAGCACAAGCAGAAACACCGCTAGTTCAAACGCCCCACATTGCCAGCGCTACCTCTATCAGGTTAGGGCTGGCCATGTCTAACCTCAATGGCGTCGATTATGAAGTAGATACGTTTGCTTATTTAACGGAAACCTTGGGGCAAGGAAAGTTCACCCAAACGCGCCATCAAGACCGGTATACCGCTACGCTGGACAACACAACCGATAACCAGGCTATTTGGAACGAGATTAGTTCCGCGGCACGAGGATGTGGTGCCTTCCCAGTAGCGTTCTCGCCGGTGTCACTCTCCCGAAGTTGGCTACATGGCGATTACAGCGGTCGAGGCGCTGTAAAATTTGAAGACAGTACCTTTAGCTTTATGGATGGTGGGGCGTTTAATAATTACCCTTTAGGTATGGCTGTATCATTGGCTGAACAAAATGATACAAACTATACCGATTATGAAAACCGCTTTTACTTTTACATTTCACCCAACCCTAGGGAGAGTGCTGCCAATCCAGAATTTGATGCAACCACAGCATCCTTTGCACAAAGTGCCAAGCAAATGCTCAATAGCGTGTACCTTCAAAGCGGGTTTCAAGAGTGGCTACTGCAAGAGCAAGGCAACGAAAAGGTGCTTAGGCTAGATCATCAAGCCGACATCTTACGTGAAAAATTGTACAGCGCTACCAGCGATGAGGTGTTCGCTGAGCAAGCCATTATAGATTCAATGATCGCCGTGGTATATGGCGGAAATACGCTTGAATATGCCGCCGATATTGCCCGGCTCGCTACTCAATATCGTGTTGATGTTGCAGAAAAACCACTTCCACCAAGCCACTTTAAACTATGGATAGACACAATCGCGGTGCTAGAACATGCCGCGGAGTTGGGCCCAACCAATTTAAAAACCATCTATACTATTACCGCCAAAAAAGACGAGCTTAGTGGTGAGTTGCTAGGCGCATTTTTAGGCTTTTTTGATGAACGCTTTCGCCAATATGATTACGAACGGGGAAGGTTAAATGCCATGCTGACCATTAATGGTATTTTAGATAAGCAGCGCGATGAAGGAGTAATTCAAAAGCAATTACCACTGAACATTGAAAAACGTGATTATCACAGTATTCAGCAGTTTTTGGATTCATCGCGTTTAAATCATGCGTCTATGGCTGATGTGAAATACGAAAATAGAGAGCTGGCGTACAAGCGAGTTAAAGCACGCTTTTTTGCATTTACAAAAGACGCCGGTATAGCAAGTATTGCCCGTTTTTTCGCATGGAATTTTATTGTTAGAAAAACGGTAAAAAAGGTGTTGGTATTATAG